The following proteins are co-located in the Aestuariirhabdus haliotis genome:
- a CDS encoding DUF416 family protein, which yields MPYTASALPLDQLNHWQQIAFLCALGEHSLPNYQLFSELCDSGDPAVLRQNLNLLWDCAAGIQSAKNFEKQVDLLEENTPNPTHFDSYGARPALDSCVLISAALSCAMKASLDDCQSASILSLATVAEFLEFSGALETDSDQPAPLQDQDLYQQEQAFQQLVCDRLLAHKTPTKAFIKQLRELAHNDGVSHIGISVD from the coding sequence ATGCCCTATACCGCCTCTGCGCTCCCGCTTGACCAACTGAATCATTGGCAACAAATCGCTTTCCTGTGCGCCCTTGGGGAGCACAGCTTGCCTAACTACCAACTGTTTTCAGAACTGTGCGACAGCGGAGATCCTGCCGTTCTGCGGCAAAACCTGAATCTTCTGTGGGATTGCGCAGCCGGCATTCAAAGCGCTAAAAACTTCGAGAAACAGGTGGACCTGCTGGAGGAGAACACACCGAACCCCACTCACTTTGATAGCTATGGCGCCAGACCCGCACTCGACAGCTGTGTCCTGATCTCGGCCGCACTCTCCTGTGCGATGAAAGCCAGCCTGGATGACTGCCAGAGCGCCAGCATTCTTTCCTTGGCGACAGTGGCCGAGTTTCTGGAGTTTTCCGGCGCCCTCGAAACCGATAGCGATCAGCCCGCACCACTGCAAGACCAGGACCTCTATCAACAGGAACAGGCATTTCAACAGCTGGTTTGCGATCGATTACTGGCTCACAAGACACCGACCAAGGCCTTTATCAAACAGCTGCGAGAGCTGGCGCATAATGATGGCGTCAGCCATATCGGTATCAGCGTCGATTAG
- a CDS encoding cyclic nucleotide-binding domain-containing protein, with amino-acid sequence MASDSISLKQISRLHPMQLLGKPAQKQLIEIALQIKVKQGSMVLKKRKELTSYSYLFKGKVELRHSFDDRRLLSVEDEMALQPLEDLIDIGASIRALEECVILRFDRDFIDNLRTSSSPASSPVDSTYGVVSIEGDANYLDSSMIDDDYQEDWTLQLLDSPLARNLKPTALHRLMAKLERVDVKLGDQLIEQGQRADYFYILISGEAALSTDLHGPFNGQTINLSEGTHFGEEALLGDTLRNATIKMTSDGVVGRLNRQQFLEVFSESLLPTLPEQQFNQLLEQEEIACLLLDVRFREELRDDTRENVLNIPISRLRSALPQLNRGTTYLLSAQGGPRSELACCILRQHDFSAFLQAPVEQPETKKTA; translated from the coding sequence ATGGCCAGTGACTCCATCAGTTTAAAACAGATATCTCGCCTTCACCCTATGCAGTTACTGGGTAAGCCCGCGCAAAAACAACTGATCGAAATCGCCCTGCAAATCAAGGTAAAGCAGGGCAGCATGGTGCTCAAGAAACGCAAGGAACTCACCAGCTACAGCTATTTATTCAAGGGCAAGGTAGAGCTGCGGCACTCCTTTGATGATCGCCGCCTGCTAAGCGTCGAGGACGAAATGGCGCTGCAACCCCTGGAAGATCTTATCGACATTGGCGCCAGCATCCGCGCCCTGGAAGAGTGTGTGATACTTCGCTTCGACCGGGACTTTATCGACAACCTGCGCACATCCTCATCCCCCGCCTCATCCCCCGTGGATAGCACCTACGGTGTCGTCAGCATCGAAGGCGATGCCAACTATCTCGACAGTTCGATGATTGATGATGATTACCAGGAAGACTGGACGCTGCAGTTGCTGGACTCACCACTGGCCCGCAACCTGAAACCCACCGCCTTGCATCGATTAATGGCAAAGTTAGAGCGGGTCGACGTAAAGCTTGGCGATCAGCTGATAGAACAAGGCCAACGGGCAGACTACTTCTATATCCTGATCAGTGGCGAAGCGGCCCTGAGCACAGATTTGCATGGCCCCTTCAATGGACAAACCATCAACCTGTCTGAAGGTACCCACTTTGGCGAAGAAGCCCTACTTGGCGATACCCTCAGGAACGCCACGATTAAAATGACTTCCGATGGCGTGGTTGGCCGTCTCAACCGCCAACAGTTTCTGGAAGTGTTCTCAGAATCCCTGTTGCCAACGCTACCCGAGCAACAATTTAATCAACTGCTCGAACAAGAGGAGATCGCCTGCCTGTTACTGGATGTCCGTTTCCGTGAAGAGCTGCGCGATGATACACGCGAGAACGTCCTGAATATTCCCATCAGCCGCCTGCGTAGCGCCTTACCACAACTGAACCGAGGCACTACTTACCTGCTCTCGGCGCAAGGTGGACCGCGTAGCGAATTGGCTTGTTGTATTTTACGCCAGCACGACTTCAGCGCATTCCTGCAGGCTCCTGTAGAACAGCCAGAGACAAAGAAAACTGCCTAA
- a CDS encoding glutamate--cysteine ligase family protein — MGSEIDRTEFTNEDYERFRRRLQENLGQLRLLLNKPGFGDGPPSFGAELELYIIDNSGQPMPINQQLAAAADDPDLSLELNRFNIEYNFPPILGSQTPFSDLKQQIDTALKRLNQTAQTLGARVIPIGILPTLQMSQMGRAAITDSARYHVLAETLRAQRGEDFFIHICGQDDLKMRWQEISLEGANTSFQYHYRVNPSEFADAYNAAQMVTPLLVALGANSPLFLGHRLWHETRVALFKQAIDPRTDAPIHRSLPSRVYFGHRWVNDGIYELLAEGVSLFPPIMPITEDEKPSLHNGKHCPSLAELRLHQGSIWVWNRPIFDPAGGGHLRIELRSFPAGPTSQDMAALAAFGIGLIEGLRPKMKTLIEQVPFSICEQNFYRAAREGIKAKLMWPQPETGTLADATLNQLVKLLLPVARQGLQGLGIEKNESDHHLNLIERSADISRNGALWQLQSLQQLRQSYKPSAALSALVDAYFDRQQGNLPVCDWRLADG; from the coding sequence ATGGGTTCTGAAATAGACCGCACCGAATTTACCAACGAGGATTACGAACGGTTTCGTCGCCGCCTGCAGGAAAACCTTGGCCAGCTACGTCTACTGCTCAATAAACCGGGTTTTGGCGACGGCCCTCCCAGTTTCGGTGCGGAGCTGGAACTCTATATCATCGATAACAGCGGCCAGCCGATGCCGATCAACCAGCAACTCGCTGCGGCCGCTGATGACCCTGACCTGTCCCTGGAGCTGAACCGCTTCAATATCGAGTACAACTTCCCCCCGATTCTTGGCAGCCAAACACCTTTTAGCGATCTGAAACAACAGATCGATACCGCACTCAAGCGCCTCAATCAGACCGCCCAAACCCTAGGTGCCAGAGTCATCCCCATCGGCATCCTGCCCACGTTACAAATGAGCCAAATGGGCCGTGCGGCCATCACCGACAGCGCTCGGTACCATGTTCTGGCCGAAACCCTGCGAGCACAGCGGGGAGAAGATTTTTTTATTCACATTTGCGGCCAGGATGACCTGAAGATGCGCTGGCAGGAGATCTCTCTGGAAGGTGCCAACACCTCATTCCAGTACCATTATAGGGTCAACCCGTCTGAATTTGCCGACGCCTACAATGCGGCACAGATGGTCACGCCCCTGTTGGTTGCTTTGGGAGCAAACTCCCCCCTGTTTCTGGGACACCGGCTCTGGCATGAAACCCGAGTGGCTCTGTTCAAACAGGCGATAGATCCACGAACGGATGCGCCAATACACAGAAGTTTGCCTTCCCGGGTTTACTTTGGTCACCGCTGGGTCAACGACGGAATTTACGAGTTACTCGCCGAGGGTGTGTCTCTATTTCCTCCAATTATGCCGATCACTGAAGATGAAAAACCCTCGCTCCACAACGGCAAACACTGCCCTTCATTAGCGGAACTACGCCTGCACCAGGGAAGCATCTGGGTCTGGAATCGACCCATTTTTGATCCGGCGGGAGGCGGACACCTGCGTATTGAATTGCGCTCCTTTCCTGCAGGTCCCACTTCCCAGGATATGGCAGCCCTGGCCGCTTTTGGTATTGGCCTGATCGAAGGTCTTCGGCCCAAGATGAAAACCCTGATAGAGCAGGTGCCCTTTAGTATTTGCGAACAAAATTTCTACCGCGCGGCCCGAGAAGGCATTAAAGCCAAGCTGATGTGGCCCCAACCCGAGACAGGGACGCTTGCCGACGCCACGCTGAATCAACTGGTCAAACTGCTGTTACCCGTGGCCCGTCAAGGTTTGCAGGGTCTTGGCATTGAAAAAAACGAGAGTGATCATCACCTGAACCTGATAGAGCGGAGTGCCGATATATCGAGAAATGGCGCGCTTTGGCAATTACAGAGTTTGCAACAGCTTCGTCAGAGCTATAAACCTTCGGCAGCCCTTTCAGCCCTGGTTGACGCCTATTTTGATCGTCAACAAGGCAACTTACCCGTATGTGACTGGAGATTGGCGGATGGATGA
- a CDS encoding M14 family metallopeptidase, whose product MDDYETLHRIEGLSSLTLEENPLGFLRQLPGPCAIWLEGEDPSRTRAVCTLLHGNEPSGCDAIWHFIKRGQQPKTNCLLVIASVQAALTPPLYSHRMLPQHRDLNRCFRPPFDDSRGNLAQQILAVIEDYQPEALLDIHNTSGSGPAFGVCVNGDMRHRALASLFTHDLIVTDLRLGALMELGEDRQPTVTIECGGSGDPAANLVAREGIFRFLCSDQVLSSTAASSVTTYPNPLRLELAEDTCLRYSDDPKTTGDLILATDAEALNYGTASAQEPIARLGPKGFDKLRINGPEGEMPVSRYFEARNGKLYTRGPTRLFMVTTREEIALSDCLFYFMS is encoded by the coding sequence ATGGATGACTATGAAACCCTGCATAGAATAGAGGGGCTTTCGAGTCTTACCTTAGAAGAGAACCCACTGGGCTTTTTGCGTCAGCTACCCGGACCCTGCGCAATCTGGCTAGAGGGTGAGGATCCTTCACGTACCCGTGCAGTCTGCACCCTACTACATGGTAATGAACCCTCAGGCTGTGATGCCATATGGCATTTTATAAAGCGCGGACAGCAGCCTAAAACGAACTGTTTGTTGGTCATCGCCTCGGTGCAAGCCGCCCTGACTCCCCCCCTATACAGTCACCGTATGCTCCCCCAGCACCGGGACCTTAATCGCTGTTTTCGCCCGCCTTTTGATGATTCTCGAGGCAACCTGGCACAACAAATTCTTGCCGTTATCGAAGACTACCAACCCGAGGCATTACTCGATATTCATAATACCTCGGGCTCTGGTCCGGCTTTTGGTGTCTGCGTTAATGGTGATATGCGGCACCGCGCCCTGGCGTCTCTTTTTACCCACGACCTGATAGTCACCGATCTCAGGTTAGGCGCCCTTATGGAACTGGGGGAGGATCGGCAACCAACGGTCACCATTGAGTGCGGAGGAAGCGGAGACCCTGCCGCCAACCTGGTCGCGCGTGAAGGCATTTTTCGGTTTCTGTGCAGTGACCAGGTCCTCAGTAGTACCGCCGCCAGCTCAGTGACCACCTACCCTAACCCATTGCGTCTGGAACTGGCTGAAGATACCTGCCTCCGATACAGTGACGACCCCAAGACCACGGGTGACCTGATTCTGGCCACCGATGCCGAGGCACTGAACTACGGCACGGCCTCCGCTCAGGAACCCATCGCCCGACTTGGCCCCAAGGGTTTCGATAAACTGCGCATAAATGGGCCCGAGGGAGAAATGCCGGTATCCCGTTACTTCGAAGCCCGCAATGGCAAGCTCTATACACGTGGTCCCACTCGGCTGTTTATGGTGACTACACGAGAGGAAATAGCCCTCAGTGATTGCCTATTCTACTTTATGAGTTGA
- a CDS encoding DUF1499 domain-containing protein: MSGTERLGQLSKLAMILTVSLFPIAVAGFRMKFWDFSVSFTLLKANVVVALLVIVLSAIFILLAGYQRERSWVTQGCWMLLCALLILGLYGFQGYKAKNYPFIHDVTTDLANPPQFDAVAALRSSQDHSVIYEGESVAAQQRAGYPDLLPVITETNPEQAFIRLKAMIQARGWVLVDDDPARGRLEAVITSWLFGFKDDLVIRIQPYGSGARIDMRSASRIGRSDLGANAARIRELRENFEK, from the coding sequence GTGTCTGGAACGGAACGACTGGGACAGTTATCAAAACTTGCCATGATACTGACGGTATCTCTCTTTCCCATCGCGGTGGCGGGCTTTCGTATGAAATTCTGGGATTTCAGTGTTTCCTTTACGCTGTTGAAAGCCAATGTGGTGGTGGCGTTACTGGTCATTGTTCTGTCTGCTATTTTTATTTTGCTTGCCGGTTACCAGCGTGAACGTTCATGGGTCACCCAGGGCTGCTGGATGTTACTGTGCGCTTTGCTCATTCTGGGGCTATACGGCTTTCAGGGATATAAGGCCAAGAACTACCCATTTATTCATGATGTGACCACCGATCTTGCGAATCCTCCCCAATTTGATGCGGTGGCGGCATTGCGTTCCAGCCAGGATCATTCGGTGATTTATGAAGGTGAATCGGTAGCGGCTCAGCAACGGGCTGGCTATCCGGATTTGTTGCCAGTGATCACCGAAACCAATCCCGAGCAGGCTTTTATCCGGTTAAAGGCGATGATTCAGGCTCGAGGCTGGGTGTTAGTCGATGATGACCCGGCTCGGGGCCGTCTCGAAGCGGTGATTACCAGTTGGTTGTTTGGTTTTAAGGATGATCTGGTGATTCGAATTCAGCCTTACGGCAGTGGGGCGCGGATCGATATGCGTTCGGCTTCCAGAATAGGGCGTAGTGATCTGGGGGCCAATGCTGCGCGGATTCGAGAGCTTCGAGAAAATTTTGAAAAGTGA
- the ybaK gene encoding Cys-tRNA(Pro) deacylase, with translation MTPAVNAAKRAKIEFNLHQYEHDPDTNNYGNEAVEALGLCSDRVFKTLVADLAGELVVAVVPVACQLNLKALAKAMGAKKATMADITKAERSSGYVAGGISPLGQRKALRTCIDNTAFGFDSIFVSAGRRGLEIELTACDLQQLTRATSAAIADR, from the coding sequence ATGACACCGGCAGTCAACGCAGCTAAACGCGCCAAAATTGAATTCAACCTGCATCAGTATGAGCATGACCCTGATACCAACAATTATGGTAATGAAGCCGTGGAAGCTCTTGGATTATGCTCTGACCGGGTGTTCAAGACATTAGTGGCCGACTTGGCCGGAGAGCTCGTTGTGGCCGTTGTCCCTGTTGCCTGCCAACTCAACCTGAAGGCCCTGGCCAAAGCCATGGGTGCGAAAAAAGCCACGATGGCCGATATCACCAAAGCCGAACGATCCAGCGGTTATGTCGCCGGAGGGATCAGCCCTCTGGGCCAGCGCAAGGCATTGCGAACCTGTATCGACAATACAGCCTTCGGTTTTGACTCAATATTTGTCAGCGCGGGCAGGCGCGGGCTCGAGATCGAGTTGACAGCCTGCGACCTTCAACAGCTGACCCGCGCCACCTCCGCAGCAATCGCAGACCGTTAA
- a CDS encoding TetR/AcrR family transcriptional regulator produces the protein MAYRATPATEARKKEVHQRLLHSAFKIVSREGFSGLSISAVARESNLATGTLYRYFRNKAELCVALFSSASQHEVDQVAEAAMRHEDAAANLADAIETFSRRALSNPRLAWALIAEPADALVDKARLSYREAYADVFAQILQQGISQQRFDCDQPGLIASALVGALSESLLGPLSTTSAHSDHNSSIQQLQRFSLQALNCNPLPQLTGESR, from the coding sequence ATGGCCTATCGAGCAACCCCGGCGACCGAAGCGCGAAAAAAGGAAGTCCATCAGCGTCTATTGCACAGCGCTTTCAAAATCGTCTCCAGAGAGGGTTTTAGTGGGCTCAGCATTAGCGCGGTTGCCCGCGAGAGCAATCTGGCAACAGGTACGCTGTACCGCTACTTCCGCAATAAGGCTGAACTGTGCGTTGCGCTTTTCTCTTCTGCCTCTCAGCATGAGGTGGATCAGGTCGCCGAGGCTGCCATGCGGCACGAGGACGCTGCCGCCAATCTGGCTGACGCCATAGAGACCTTTTCCCGGCGCGCCCTGAGCAATCCACGCCTGGCCTGGGCACTGATTGCCGAGCCTGCGGACGCTCTGGTCGATAAAGCGCGACTGAGTTATCGCGAGGCCTATGCTGACGTTTTCGCTCAAATATTGCAGCAAGGTATCAGTCAACAGCGCTTTGATTGCGACCAGCCCGGCTTGATCGCCTCAGCCCTGGTCGGGGCGTTGTCCGAGTCGTTACTTGGGCCCCTCAGCACCACCTCTGCTCACTCCGATCACAACAGCAGCATCCAGCAACTGCAGCGTTTTTCCCTGCAAGCCCTGAACTGCAATCCCTTACCCCAACTGACAGGAGAATCCCGATGA
- a CDS encoding acyl-CoA dehydrogenase family protein produces MTGSDYLAETHEVTNTPPPLQDYNLYLQDTALKEALEREGAGWATEQLSQYGKLTGTAEMIEWGHLANRHKPEFNTHDRYGHRIDQVDFHPSYHQLMDRAISAGLPSSPWTHPKPGAHVARAALNYLQSQVEAGHGCPLTMTFAAVPSLLKQPDIAERWLPLIHSGRYDPSNRPVTEKQGATIGMAMTEKQGGSDVRANSTRAYAVDKSGPGECYQLVGHKYFVSAPMSDAFLMLAYTDKGLGCFLVPRWLDDGRKNALQILRLKEKSGNASNASSEAELRGAQGWLIGEEGRGVANILEMVALTRFDCMIGSAAGMRQASVQALHHCHHRSAFGKLLDQQPLMQNVLADLAIESEAAMVMAMRMARALDSNTERDALLIRLGTAVGKYWICKRTPGHAYEAMECIGGSGVMETTIMPRLYREAPVNAIWEGSGNVQALDMLRTLHKEPEALEVLRDEILQAKGLHETFDRFIAPLDKLFSRPEELEYRARHIIGQLALATQASLLLRADNELVADAFCRSRLATEGWLYGNLPSGINCQAIIERARPVS; encoded by the coding sequence ATGACAGGCTCCGATTACCTTGCCGAAACCCACGAGGTCACCAATACACCGCCGCCTCTGCAAGACTACAATCTATACCTGCAAGATACCGCTCTGAAGGAAGCCCTCGAGCGAGAAGGTGCGGGTTGGGCAACGGAGCAGTTAAGCCAATACGGGAAGCTCACGGGTACAGCAGAGATGATCGAATGGGGGCATCTGGCCAACCGTCACAAACCCGAATTCAATACCCACGACCGTTACGGGCACCGTATCGATCAGGTGGATTTCCACCCCAGTTATCACCAGTTGATGGACAGGGCCATCAGTGCAGGCTTGCCCTCCTCTCCCTGGACCCACCCCAAACCCGGAGCCCATGTTGCTCGAGCCGCACTCAATTATTTGCAATCCCAGGTCGAGGCCGGCCATGGTTGCCCTTTAACCATGACCTTCGCGGCGGTTCCCTCACTGCTCAAACAACCTGATATCGCCGAGCGCTGGTTGCCCCTGATCCATTCCGGGCGCTACGATCCCAGCAACCGACCCGTAACGGAGAAACAGGGCGCCACCATCGGCATGGCAATGACCGAGAAGCAGGGCGGATCGGACGTTCGAGCGAACTCAACCCGAGCCTATGCCGTCGACAAAAGCGGCCCCGGAGAGTGTTACCAACTGGTGGGGCATAAGTACTTTGTTTCGGCCCCCATGAGTGATGCTTTTTTAATGCTGGCCTATACCGACAAAGGCCTGGGCTGCTTTTTAGTACCTCGCTGGCTCGATGATGGTCGTAAAAATGCCCTGCAGATTCTGCGCTTAAAAGAGAAAAGCGGTAACGCCTCAAACGCCTCTTCCGAAGCCGAATTGCGAGGTGCCCAGGGTTGGCTGATTGGTGAAGAGGGAAGAGGCGTTGCCAATATTCTGGAGATGGTTGCCCTGACGCGATTCGACTGCATGATTGGTTCTGCTGCCGGTATGCGCCAGGCCAGCGTACAGGCACTGCATCATTGCCACCACCGCTCGGCATTCGGCAAGCTACTCGACCAACAACCCCTGATGCAAAATGTGCTGGCCGATCTGGCCATCGAAAGTGAAGCCGCCATGGTCATGGCCATGCGGATGGCGCGCGCACTGGACAGTAATACGGAACGTGACGCTTTGTTGATTCGTCTGGGTACTGCTGTCGGCAAATACTGGATCTGCAAACGCACCCCCGGGCACGCCTATGAAGCGATGGAATGCATTGGCGGTAGCGGCGTTATGGAAACCACGATTATGCCTCGCCTGTATCGGGAAGCACCGGTCAATGCCATCTGGGAAGGCAGTGGTAATGTGCAAGCCCTTGATATGCTGCGCACCTTGCACAAGGAACCCGAGGCTCTGGAAGTGCTTCGCGATGAGATTCTACAAGCGAAAGGCCTGCACGAAACCTTTGATCGTTTTATTGCACCGCTGGATAAACTGTTTAGTCGACCGGAAGAGCTTGAATACCGTGCCCGCCATATCATTGGTCAGTTGGCATTAGCCACCCAGGCCAGCTTATTACTGCGCGCCGATAACGAACTGGTTGCGGACGCCTTTTGTCGTTCTCGATTAGCAACGGAAGGCTGGCTGTATGGGAATTTGCCAAGCGGCATCAATTGCCAGGCGATCATCGAACGCGCTCGCCCTGTGTCATAG
- a CDS encoding PqiC family protein, which yields MRIFLLAVVCTLLAGCFSSPTPTSHYLLRSDATSLTGDTVSDAEVVLVSVDVATYINQDRLVMELENGEIYIAEYHRWAEPLRHSLMKFLANEVAASSGKMVHSGTEGSGAEQTRLMVDIDQLHGNNQGEAVLDAYWQIVRVIDGERVREDHRWSATQAMSDDGYAMLVEAEKMLLGQLAKEIAGTL from the coding sequence ATGAGAATTTTTCTACTAGCTGTTGTTTGCACCCTGTTGGCAGGCTGTTTTTCATCGCCCACACCGACCAGCCATTACCTGTTGCGCTCGGACGCTACTTCCCTTACTGGTGATACGGTGTCTGACGCCGAAGTGGTCTTGGTCTCGGTCGATGTGGCGACCTATATCAATCAGGACCGGTTGGTTATGGAACTTGAAAACGGTGAAATCTATATCGCTGAGTATCATCGCTGGGCTGAACCTTTGCGTCATAGCTTGATGAAATTTCTGGCCAATGAGGTGGCAGCAAGCTCAGGTAAAATGGTGCATAGCGGCACCGAAGGTAGCGGGGCCGAACAAACGCGTTTGATGGTGGATATCGATCAGTTGCACGGTAATAACCAGGGCGAAGCCGTGTTGGACGCTTATTGGCAAATAGTGCGTGTGATTGATGGTGAGCGAGTTCGAGAGGATCATCGTTGGTCTGCCACCCAGGCGATGAGCGATGATGGTTATGCAATGCTGGTTGAGGCGGAAAAAATGCTTCTGGGTCAATTGGCCAAAGAGATTGCAGGTACTCTTTAA
- a CDS encoding PqiB family protein — MTNMKPDVSTKKGISAIWIVPVLAAVLGAGMVVFSYLNQGPEVTISFSNADDLVAGKTKLKLLNVEVGQVESIALKEDLSGVEVGVRLNKQYTELLREDSRFWVERVQIGAGGIRGLGTILSGAYIQLAPGQGKAGKRSYIGLETPPQTRAGAPGVRLVLNASQAAIDVGNPVLFQGYQVGRVESRELDEVTGKIKYGIFIDAPYHNFVNTSVRFWDVSGISINASAEGFSISTGSLESIISGGIAFQSLPALGKGLPIKNNDEFWLYESQQASIELTYEHGTYFVLRFNQDISGLEENAPVKYRGVSVGRVVRIMINEFAHMDDRRHGAPIPVLVYVEPGRFGMADSLESIDFIKDEIQENIEHGFRGTLQSGNLITGSKYISLDFYHAEAPVEPETFLNYPVVPTIVVGLDSVMMSVSSFMNKLDQLPLDQTVRSANDAITELGNSMQSMDNLLRARETQEIPEQLSQTLSALRVAMQGISPDSPAYKELLASLVSLRTTLEGVSPDSPIYKDMESTLYELHKTLQNMDALTDSLKDTATMLPRPREEDRIPEARN, encoded by the coding sequence ATGACTAATATGAAACCCGATGTGAGCACCAAAAAGGGGATTTCGGCTATCTGGATTGTTCCGGTCCTGGCAGCTGTATTAGGAGCGGGGATGGTTGTTTTTAGCTATCTAAACCAGGGTCCTGAGGTGACGATCAGTTTTTCCAATGCCGATGATCTGGTTGCTGGAAAAACCAAATTGAAACTGCTCAATGTAGAGGTAGGGCAGGTTGAGTCCATTGCTCTCAAGGAAGATTTGTCGGGTGTCGAAGTGGGGGTTCGGTTGAATAAACAGTACACCGAGTTGCTGCGGGAAGATTCCAGGTTCTGGGTCGAACGTGTTCAGATTGGTGCCGGTGGTATTCGGGGGCTGGGCACTATTCTATCGGGCGCCTACATACAACTTGCTCCGGGCCAGGGCAAAGCGGGTAAGCGATCCTATATAGGGTTGGAAACTCCTCCGCAAACCAGGGCCGGCGCTCCAGGGGTCCGGTTGGTTCTGAATGCCTCTCAGGCGGCGATAGATGTCGGTAATCCGGTACTATTTCAGGGCTATCAGGTCGGAAGGGTCGAATCCCGAGAGCTGGATGAAGTTACCGGTAAAATAAAATACGGTATCTTTATTGATGCGCCATACCATAACTTTGTGAACACTTCGGTGAGGTTCTGGGATGTTAGCGGCATTTCTATCAACGCTTCTGCTGAGGGCTTTAGTATTAGCACCGGGTCGCTTGAGAGCATCATTTCAGGGGGGATTGCTTTCCAAAGCCTACCTGCCTTGGGTAAAGGATTGCCCATTAAGAATAACGATGAGTTTTGGTTGTACGAGTCCCAGCAGGCGTCGATAGAGCTGACCTATGAACACGGCACCTATTTTGTGCTTCGTTTCAATCAGGATATCAGCGGCCTGGAAGAAAATGCCCCGGTGAAGTATCGAGGTGTCTCGGTGGGAAGGGTGGTACGTATTATGATTAATGAGTTTGCTCATATGGATGATCGTAGGCATGGGGCACCTATCCCGGTGCTGGTTTATGTTGAGCCCGGCCGGTTTGGCATGGCAGACAGTCTTGAATCAATAGATTTTATCAAAGACGAAATTCAGGAGAATATTGAGCATGGGTTCAGGGGGACTCTGCAGTCGGGTAATCTGATTACCGGTAGTAAGTATATTTCCCTCGATTTTTACCACGCTGAAGCACCGGTGGAACCTGAAACGTTCCTGAACTATCCCGTAGTACCAACGATTGTGGTTGGGCTGGATAGCGTTATGATGTCGGTATCTTCGTTTATGAACAAGCTCGATCAATTGCCGTTGGATCAGACCGTCAGATCAGCCAATGACGCCATCACCGAACTCGGCAACTCTATGCAGTCGATGGATAACTTGCTCCGGGCCAGAGAGACTCAGGAAATACCCGAGCAATTGTCGCAAACCCTGAGCGCCCTGCGTGTCGCTATGCAAGGTATCTCACCGGACTCTCCAGCCTATAAAGAGTTGCTGGCTAGCCTGGTTTCTTTGCGAACAACGCTAGAGGGAGTGTCTCCCGATTCACCTATTTACAAGGATATGGAGAGCACTCTGTATGAGCTCCATAAAACCTTGCAAAATATGGATGCGTTGACCGATTCGTTGAAAGATACCGCGACTATGTTGCCAAGACCCAGGGAAGAAGACCGGATTCCGGAGGCCCGTAACTAA
- a CDS encoding paraquat-inducible protein A, which yields MRTRTSAASQQLACCHICLKLAPQDVQDCPRCGSPTHLRKPNSLQRTLALLVTATLLYIPANIFPIMITDQLGTALPSTILGGVILLIELGSAPIAAVIFIASVMIPSGKLMAMYYLCWCAHKGNVKRTKSKSVLYRATEFIGKWSMVDVFVVAILVALVSLGGLLSIQPGIAATAFAAVVIITMVAAESFDPRLLWDEMENTDD from the coding sequence ATGCGAACAAGAACCAGCGCCGCTTCCCAACAGCTTGCATGCTGCCATATCTGCCTGAAGCTGGCGCCACAAGATGTACAGGATTGTCCGCGTTGTGGCTCCCCCACGCATCTGCGAAAACCCAACAGCTTACAACGAACCCTGGCACTTCTGGTGACGGCTACGCTGCTCTATATTCCCGCCAATATTTTTCCGATTATGATTACGGATCAGCTGGGTACTGCGCTGCCGAGTACTATTTTGGGTGGTGTTATTCTCTTGATAGAGCTGGGCTCGGCGCCGATCGCTGCTGTTATATTTATCGCCAGTGTCATGATCCCATCTGGAAAACTGATGGCTATGTATTATCTATGTTGGTGTGCCCATAAGGGTAATGTTAAGCGCACGAAAAGCAAAAGTGTTTTGTATCGTGCTACCGAGTTTATTGGCAAATGGTCGATGGTGGATGTGTTTGTCGTCGCTATACTGGTGGCGCTGGTGAGCCTTGGGGGGCTGCTCAGTATCCAGCCAGGTATTGCCGCGACCGCTTTTGCGGCGGTTGTTATTATCACTATGGTGGCGGCAGAAAGCTTTGATCCACGATTGCTATGGGATGAGATGGAAAATACGGATGACTAA